The Candidatus Hamiltonella defensa 5AT (Acyrthosiphon pisum) DNA window AAGCAAAATTTGAACCAGTCAGCTACGGATTTAGACCGGGGCGAAGTGCCCATGACGCAATACAAAAAATTTTCTGTATTGCCAGAGCACGAGGGACACGGCACTGGGTACTAGATGCAGATATTAAAGGCGCATTTGACAACATTGACCATAATTTTCTCATAAAAAAAATCGGGGGATTCCCCGAAAGAAACATGATTAAACAATGGTTACAAGCCGGTGTGCTGGAACATGGCAACTATATACCCAATGTTGCAGGTACTCCGCAAGGCGGGATTATCAGTCCACTACTGGCCAATATTGCACTCCACGGAATGGAGACCTTACTGGGTATTCAATACTGGAAAAACGGCACGCCAAAACAAGGGCAACCTTATGCAGTAGTTCGTTATGCGGATGATTTTGTCGTATTCGGTAAATCCCGTGAAGAGTGCGAAACTGCCAAAATAAAGTTGCAAATTTGGTTAGCTCAGAGAGGGTTAGCTCTTTCTGAAGAAAAAACCAGTATCAAACACTTGAAGGAAGGATTCGACTTCCTGGGATTTAATATACGACATTATGACAATCGCCACAGAAAACGGGGATATATATTGTTAACGAAGCCCTCAAAGGAGTCGATGAAAAGGTACAAACAGCAAATGAGAATGACCTGGAAAGGTATTATCGGTATGCCGACACAAGAAGGAATAAGACAACTGAATGCCAAGATAATAGGATGGTGTAATTACTATCGTATTGGTGCTTCAAAAAGAACATTCAGTGCATTAGACCAATGGATGTGGATCCGCCAACGTAGATATTTGTATCGACGTCATCCCAATAAACACTGGTGGTGGCGAAGAAAACACTACTTAGGCAAGATACCAGGTAGAGAAGACTATTCAGTATTTATGGATAAATCAACCGGTGGATTTCTTTGGAAGCATGCATGGACAAAAATACAGCGTCATTGGCTAGTTCCAAAAAATGCTTCCCCCGACAATCCGGAATTGCGTGACTATTGGCGTAATAGGCAGGCACGTAAACAGCCTTTTATTTACGGTGTCAAAGTTAACCTCTATAAGCGACAGAAAGGTTATTGTCCTCTCTGTGATCAAGAGTTGGACAATGGTGAACA harbors:
- the ltrA gene encoding group II intron reverse transcriptase/maturase — protein: MPMANVINQNYEQQLEWHAINWRVVTAMINNLRQRIYRASATGDLKKVRNLQKLMMKSRANHLLAIRKVTQVNRGKHTAGVDNQVINDHKGREHLYKLLSQTTSEKVYPVKRVYIAKKNGKKRPLGIPTILDRCRQAIVKSALEPYWEAKFEPVSYGFRPGRSAHDAIQKIFCIARARGTRHWVLDADIKGAFDNIDHNFLIKKIGGFPERNMIKQWLQAGVLEHGNYIPNVAGTPQGGIISPLLANIALHGMETLLGIQYWKNGTPKQGQPYAVVRYADDFVVFGKSREECETAKIKLQIWLAQRGLALSEEKTSIKHLKEGFDFLGFNIRHYDNRHRKRGYILLTKPSKESMKRYKQQMRMTWKGIIGMPTQEGIRQLNAKIIGWCNYYRIGASKRTFSALDQWMWIRQRRYLYRRHPNKHWWWRRKHYLGKIPGREDYSVFMDKSTGGFLWKHAWTKIQRHWLVPKNASPDNPELRDYWRNRQARKQPFIYGVKVNLYKRQKGYCPLCDQELDNGEQLHVHHIQPKAEGGDNKLANLRLLHANCHRQLHSKKGKMLK